The DNA window atcactgatattacatttgttttcatatttctgttcgtaTTCGGATTCGAGTACGGATAGTGTcagctatgtcggataggatacgattggatatcgacataataaatatgcgatttgagtattcgaatacggatacggtatcggatgttgaatatccggactcagatacggacGGATCAAAACTCCTCTAAATGAATTCGGTCTCGGATACGGTtcgaaaatatccgtaccgttttcacccCTACTTGTAACTCTTTTCAAAGGCCACCATACCTTTTGTTTCCTCTTGCAACTTCATGTGCCGCATGGACCCACCAATGTTGGCACTCCCCGCTAATCATCTTATCTCTTTCAATCAAATTGATGTGTCCCCAAACCCTGCTTAAGTAGACAAAATTTCATAAGGCAATCTAGCTCTTGATTTCTTGGTCCTAGACCCTTCTTAATTTTTCCTTTGGAAAACTCTTGTGGACCCCGCACCCTCCACAGTCGAAGTCGATAGATCGTGACTAGGACAAGTGAGGAGTGAAGACACCAACCACAACCATGTAGATGACCGAGGCAACCTCAAGACAAACCAGGGAGGAACGCCAACGCCATGAAGGGACGACTACCATGAAGgcaaaaaaagaggggcaaaaaagaGTTGAATCTGTATATGGGGGAGATCTATACCGGAGAGCAGATAAGTTCGGGAAATTTGTGAGAAAAATCTCGGTTGTGGGATATTGTCCAACCAAGTTTTACTCCCAGCAGGGGTGAGTAGTCAGTGCAGTGAAAAGAGTATACTACATCTATAATAAAACAACTATAGGTTGGTGCGCAAATTACCCCAACATCTTGGTATTTGCTTAATTCAGTGCAAACTTGTCATTTGTGTGTGTGTATATGGTCCAAAGACAGCCCCCGTGTGTATGTATCCACGGCGACACCGAGGTACATAATGGCTTTGGAACTGCTAGTGTTTTGGTTTGTATTGAAGCCTCCTCTGTCATCTCGGCTTGCTGGGAACTACAGACGAGCTCGATGCCTCGGCTTGTAGGGTCAGGAGAAAGTGCGACGAACCGTACATAGGCAAGGTTATGTTCTTCGTTTCCGTAAACAACCACTACATCCATTGGATCGGACGCTCGGTGGTCACAACACCCATAAGGCGATGAAGTAGCGGACGATATCATCATATTGGTGATCGGCGAGCGTGGATCAACGCATGCAGCTGCGTCTATGGAGCCCCATCGACGCGAACTCGGCACAGCTCCTCGGGAATATGGTTAGTTCCCATCTGTTATTTGCAAAGATGTCAACTTATTCAATCAAAAGGTACAAGAGTTCGTGTGTGTCTCATCGAGATTACAATTTGAGTTCAGTTAGTGATCTGTCAGTCTGTCTATTGTTCCTACTTTAAGGGAAAATAACCCCTTTTGTTCTTGCCATTGGAATATCAACCTGATGTATTAGGTTCTGCATGGCTACAATGTTTTAATGACAAGAAGTCATCTTTTTTCATGTGGTTCTGGGAAAATAGTAATATTTAGGCTTTTTTGTACAATGTAAGACACAATTTTGGTTTTCTATATAATCTAAGATTTAGGGCTGGTGGAATTCTGTATTCTTCTCAAGATATTTTGGAGACTTTGGACTCTGAAGCAGCACCTAATTTAGAAAATTCCAGAGAATCCGATCACTGGTTGTTTGTAATGATTTATTGGCATTGGCATCTCCATGAAAAAAAATCAAACGTTTAAGCTTTAAGAGTGAGTTTTCAGCATTGACACCATTTATCCAAGGACTGGGTTGTACAAGAACAAGTAACTGAAATGAAAATGCATGGCAATGATATATCTAGTCAGTTCCTCACTCACTCCAAAGTTGAATCAAGAGGCTTGCAAATGATCATATAAGAAACAAATATGGTGCAGGGACAAGACGTGGTGATCTCAATACACTACCCAACAACAGCTTCTTAATGGCTTCAAGATGTAGAGCCGGTTGTGTCAAAGCAGCCTTGGCGAGCAGCTCCCACAAGCAAGGTTCACTTTACCGGTACAAAAAAAATAGCGGAGGTCACCGATAAACGGGTTTATCGGATTTATCCGAAAATTTCTAGgtcaaaaataaaacaaaaaataccTAATGTCTCTATAAAATTACATAAGTTGTCTCTAAAGCAGTTAACATTACGAACTAGCACATAATAGTATTGATACAAGATAATATCTCATTTTCATGTAGGTGGACTAGTGAAATTTGAAATCTCGATGATAAATAAAATTTATCGGACCTCAGCGATAAACGGGTTTATCGAAATTTTATTGCCGATAATTTTTTCCCTGCCCACAAGTCCCTGGTTCTCACATGTAACTGAAAATTAGCATCAGCCTTTGGAAAGTGAATCAACATACATGTAAATTATCAAGTCTGTCCATACAAATTTCAACTAATTGTAGATACAAGTCGAATCAAAGGCTCCTTGTAACAGCATGTGTGCGCATTCAATTTGGCTGAATCAGCATAACACTGCAGCAAACAGGGTCATCATTTGCTTCCATATCCGATGAGAGAGAACAGACAGTGGAAGGGCAAGAGGACAGCAGCCGCATACTAAGCACATAGTTGGCGTCCATGAGCAACCTAACTGCGCTGCAGTCTGCTAGGCGACTGCCTCCTAGGCCCCGACGGCGTCGCGGATGAAGTCGAGCCCGTCGTCTAGGGCAGCCGAAAGAAGGCAGCGATGTTGGACGATAGCAGAAATCGAACACACGTGGTGTTGAGGGAGGCGGCGGGGTAAATTTAGACCGCATCTCTAGCCATCGTCGTGGACAGAGCGAGCAAATTGGGGTTGGCTGGAATCCAACGAAAGAGCATGGATGACCCAGCTTCATATACGCTCCCACCGATATGGCTCGGCTTGGTCCCCCATGGGCAAATATACTACCAAGGTTGTATTTGTACACGCACCAGTTAGGAAGTGTTTGGCAAGGCTTTTCTGGAGGAGCCGAAGCCGTTTTGAAGAAGCCACAAAATATTTGATAGGGCTCCATGGGAGGAGCTGAAACCGGAGCCGGGAGCCAGAGAGGAGCCCTAACAAACATGCTCTTGGCATAGTTCTTCTACTAAATTGAGTATATGTTGTTGGACTAATTTGTATCCACTAGCCTACCTGTTGTATTCTAGGTGCAATttactcaaatgaaaaaataattatTATGACCAAATTTCCAAAAACACTCTCCAATGACTTTTTTAACTAGATCTTCAAATATAGCCATCATCTATTTCGAATTTCTCGCTATTTAAAAATAGAGGACGAAACTGGCTGTCTAAAGCAAGGCATAGAGATGTTGTTAGAGGgtaaaaagatatagaaaacgatttcTATTTAAATGACTTTTTAAATAACGATGATTTACACGGAGATGCTCTGCGCGGCTGGTTTTTGGGTGATGGGGTGGCAAGCTCCAAGACTGCGGACTCTGTTTTTTTGCGATTGCAAGACTGTGGACTCTTATCTCCTTCCCACGGTGAATATCACGAAACAAAGCCCGTGTTAGTTTATTTTATGGTTGATTTTTCTAATCTTATTATATTTCCTCTTTCTTTATCGGCCGGAAGACCAAGAGACCCTCTCCCGTTATCATTTTCTTAGATTAGACATGACAAGAACACCAAGATGACCTATAACCAAGGGCTTGATTGGTTTGCAGCCAAAATTTACTATGCCTGAGATTTGGCAAGTTAAAGTTAGGTAAAAAAATTATCAtacatttgtcaagccaaatgtGAGAGGTTGGTAAATTTTGATAGCAAACAAAATAATAGCTAAAATcatggcttgccaaatctttgGCTCGGCATATTTTGGAAGCCAACCAATCAAGCCTTTGTTGCAAGAGTTTCATCTGGTGCCTGACAACTTCGCCGATTGCgtcatcagttgcatcatcatcCATGACCAACAGAAAACACCGACTGGAGGGCCCTGCCGCACCCCCGCGTGCGCCAGCGCGAGCGTCACGTGGTCAACTGATCTAACCAGGCCCTCTGCCAGCACCCACCTGGGGCGCGAGCCGAACCGAACACCCCAAACAACTAGGGATGGAAAATGGAAATGGATATCCAAATTATCCGATATCCGTATCCACTAAAATGTGTAATATGGATATTCCTATTCGTATCAGTTTATAATATGGATACTAAATGGATATATCCGAATTCGTTTTTCAATGTTTTTCTCAATCCGATTCCAGATCCGTATTCAACAATATCTGACCGTATATGTATCCACAAAGAAAACAAGGTATCATCAACCTACTTCAAAGTTTTCTCTCCATAACGTGTGACTAATTGTTTAATTTTATTATTACTAATAATGCATTGAATCCATTTAATAGCATATCTATAAATAACTTTTAGTATTAATTTAAAATTATTAATGATACACaaagattaaattaattttagtatttttctgATTTAGTTTAATCCTAATATATTTGTTCTtttaaattattttaatacttcAGCTTATTTATTTATTGATGTAAATTATTTAATTTCATAATAAATATTTATATAAATTTATAATTTCATAATAaatatttatataaatataatattgattgattaattgatatattgagttattaaatatttattgataacTATATTATTTTTACGTGCTATGCTTGTGTATGTTATATACgcaaattgtaacaccccaaaatttgcctcttttgaaaataggattaaaatgatttaattctatatttttgtgctcatgaaatataggaaaataaaaattttcattaaattaaaatttatcataaggtaataacatgtttgagcatacatgcccttacatttgatttatttggttgagtggttttgacggaaaatttaaaatggtttaaattgcttttgcaaatgaaattaaaaatggctttaaTGTAAAAAAAAGAATGGAAAAGAAAATCTGAAAATAAAAGAGTTCAACAAGTTGTCAAATTTATTCTTGGAAAACTTaataaaatttctcatttttattagaataaaaaagtgtattttaaatcatatacGAGTTTGATTTGGTTTGCATTTGGATTTGAATTcgaaaacaaaatggaaaaaaagatttgaaaatgaaaaaaacttTTCCCTTTCTCTTCTAGCCGAACGGCCCAGCTCTCTTCATCCCGATCTTGCGGCCCAGCTCTCTCTAACCGCGCGGCCCGCTTCCTTCTCCCTGTTTCCCCGctcggcctccgcttccacggcCTAGCAGCAAGCCAGCCGGCCCAACTAGGCCGACGCCGCGTTCCTCCTTTCCCTTCTCtatcgctgacaggtgggccccatCCGTCAGGCCTTTCTCCCACCTTTCGTCGCCACTTCGGACTCCACCGCTGGGACTCCACGTCGTTTCCATCGCGTCTGGTGCCGTGTCGCCCAAGCTGCGCCAGCCCCATATAAGTCGAGCCGCACCTTGCGCCGCCTCCCTACTCCGCCCTCCAGCGCCACAGCCATCCTCGCCGAGTCGCCGTGGCCCTAGCCGCCGCGAGCTTGGAGAGCCGCATGCTGCCCCGTCCTCTCCACGCTGCCAGGGATCTGCTCTCGTCCGCGTGAAGCAGCTAGGTGAGCTTGCCGTTCTCTTCTCCACCTCCCCAAGTCCTTCGTTGAAGCAACCGCGCCCGGAATCACTGTTCTGGCGAAGCTCTATCGCCAGCAATGGCCGACCACCGCCGCTGTCTTCTCTTTTCGGCCGGCGTGCGTCCTCTCTCTCCCTTGCTTCTATTCTCAACCGTCCAAAATAGATCCGATGGTCGAGATTTCATGTTACCTCTTCGCCTGGCATaatttctaaagagcccctctagtttttcatttttcgTTTTCaaacccgcggtccaaagcgcaatcacaGAGTACGTTTTTCTCTTTGGAAAgcatagtttcttcggtttagatccaaaatacgttttcacttatttacagctTTGCCACTacattctttaggccataacttctccgttttaactccgatttgacccgttcaacttgcgttaggttcgtaatttcataatctacatgtttatagtactgttaagtatgttttcaacttttcaaattcgaggttagatttaatctattattttaattaagaaaattttgtttaattcatatcttctacgttctAGCACCgaattgacccattcaagttgtgctagattcattgcaacgagatctacgcattagtaacaatgtttatcatgacactatttctggaattttattgttttaactctaatttgaataataattatgcaactggattttataaataaaatatgatttgttttactttagttttataattcaaatctaaatttaacttgattcaatttatattatttataaaatatcttatatatatgaatttatatagttaaaataaaagaagcctatagttttcttttccatgtatTAAGCCAatttatcggtagatgtatctttttcaccttAGCTCCGATTATCGTGCTTttcatgtctgtgtgttcgtagcgagacgtaggttcgttttacaaactttttatcttgattttatgtttggtttattgttctaatttagatatgTTCACTACGGGAGAGGCAAAATTCCCCGAGTGTctctggcttccccgagtgccaaaaatcggacactcgggAAAGataatcttccccgagtgttgcactcggggaagaattacactcggggaagagaggcTTTCCCGAGTGCCGAAGAgatcctggcactcggtaaagaccagcactcggcaaaggccctcttccccgagtgcaacactcggggaagatcgtcactcggcaaagaaacctgtTACTTGACGGTTCACCCCACCCACGCCGTTAAaacttaaaagaaaaaaaatcttccccgagtgcctttcctggcactcggggaagagtccCTTTTCCGAGTGCCAGAGCagggcactcgggaaagaggctgccttccccgagtgccctgtcctagcactcgggaaagggcctcttccccgagtgtcttccctggcactcggggaagaatttttgtttttttttgttttttttgccttATTTTTTTTGTGAGGtcttcccacattatttaaaactccctgttcaaatttgggacaattttaactttttttgttatatttcgttagtttttttcgtttcgttgaatttttttgcacacttcgaatttgaactgcaggtgcatgaaataatagaatttggtgattcaaaaaattatattaatgatatttggtgtatgttgaggccttatccaggaactcgcatgaaatgtcgagcatcttgttgacgtaacatgacgaataacttgcgggaaaagtgtttttaaattatataaaatccgaacgaagtccaaaaatcacgaaacttgtctgggcgtcgtgttatcgcatgtagaggctatgataaaaaatcgaGAAGGTTTCGAACAAGTTGCGACGTCAGATGCCTAAAACCCAAACATTCCCGCATGCCTCTACAAGTGATCACATGCAGAGATGTCtgagttttaggcatccgacgtcgcaacttgctcaaaaccttcttaattttttatCATAGTCTCTACATacgataacacgacgcccagacaagtttcgtgattttcggactttgttcggattttatataatttaaatacacttttcccgcaagttgttcgtcatgttacatcaacaagatgctcgacatttcatgcgagttcctggataaggcctcaacatacaccaaatatcattaatataattttttgaatcaccaaattccattatttcatgcacctgcagttcaaattcgaagtatgcaaaaaaattcaacgaaacgaaaaaaattaatgaaatatttaaaaaaaagtcaaaattgttcCAAATTTGAACagagagttttaaataatgtgggaaggcctcacaaaaaaatgaggcaaaaaaaaaacaaaaaaacaaaaattcttccccgagtgccttctcTGACACTTggggaagaggccctttcccgagtgccaggacaAGGCACTCGAGaaagacttaaaaaaaaaaaagcccaGCAGACCTTATCTGAACCTAACCGGCCACCCCCACACCCGCACGCCGCCCGCCAGCCCGCCCGCCCGTACGCGCTACCACGCCGCCGCCAGCCCCCTCCGCCGCTGCcgctcgccgcgcccgcgccaccgcagcccccgcagcgccgcgcgcccccgcagcccccgcgccgcgcgcccccgcAGCCCTCGCCGGCGCGCCCCCGCAGCCCGAGACGGCGGCGCGGCCCCGCCGGCACGCCCCCGcagcccccgcgccgcgcgcccccaCAGCCCCCGCAGGCCCCGCCGGCTCGCCCCCGCAGCCCGAGACGGTGGCGCGGCCCCGCCGGCGCGCCCCTGTCCCTGCGCGTCGAGGTCCATCCGGCCGTCGCGCCCCCTCCCCGGCCCCTGCGGCCGGCCCCGAGTGACGGCTTCATCCCCTGCGGGGAGGGAGCTCTGGGAGTGGGCATCCCTGGTGTCGCCCTTCTTCTTCTGGGGCACGGCTATGGTGGCCATGAAGGGGGTCATCCCCCGCACGGGTCCATTCTTCGTCGCCGCGCTGCGCCTGCTCCCCGCCGCCGCGCTGCTCGTCGCTTTCGCCGTCGCGCGCGGCAGGAAGCAGCCCTCCGGCTGGGAGGCCTGGCTCGACATCGCCGCGTTCGGACTCATCGACGCCGCCTGCTTCCAGGCGCGTAATCGTGGCCATGTTGACAGCTCAAGGCGTTGGTAGTTTTTAGCGTCTGTGCATGGAGTGTGTCTGTGATTCTTGGAATCTAACGCGCGGTGTTTATTCTTGCTTGCTTTCGCAGGGCTTTCTCGCGGAGGGATTGCAGAAGACGTCGGCTGGGCTCGCGAGCGTAAGGCGAAATCCAAACTCCCGCTGTCGTGGGGCTCTTGCTTCTCGAGGTTTGCCTTCTGCTGATGCTagttcaaacttttcatatgcagTAGACAGTTTAGCAATCTTGAGACCTGAATATTGATTATAGTGACAAAAGTTTGATTGTTCatattctattttctccatgttgaaGTGCAAGGCGAACATTCATGCATACATATGTATGCTCTTTATTATGCAATATTTTGGACCACACCTTAACTGATTTGGTGTTTAAAACAATTGTCTTCTGCAAACGTTCTATATTCTTCTCCACTGTTTCTATGTCAAGTGTATGTTTACAGCACATATCATCTGTAAAATGTTCAAAAATGGTTTATGGTCATCTGCACGCCCCCGCAGCCCCCGCCCTGCCACTGGTTTGGTTACTTGTGTTGCAACTTCCATACAAGGTGTATTTCTAACAGTCATTGTTTCTTTATGTGTGTAACTTTTAGCTTGATATATGTGTTGGGCTTTACATTCAGGAAAAGAAAATATGCCGATATGATAATCAATGGGTGAAATTAGCCAAAAGCAGTGTGACATGGCTGCAACCTTTGAATTGACGATAGGAATCGTAAGATGTTGTTTTGGTGTTCCTGTTGCAGGTTCTTCAGCCCACTTGGGATGGTTCCAGTTATTGCATTGGCGGGGCTTGGTCTTTTCGAGAGAGGATTCCCAGTGGTAAAGGCTCAGCTAATAATTTGCTCTTATCATTATCAATAATACGTGGCTTGTACTGTCAGAATATATGTTTCTTATGTGGGAGCTTTAGAGAAGTTCGTTTAAATCATATTAATTCAGTTACTATGAAGGACTGTAGCCTAAATGTGCATTATAGTAGTGTATATCAGTATTCTTCCCAGAAGCTCATTAGTCGATTTGATGTTCTTAGATTGGAACGTGTGTGGAGATTGGTCTTCCGATGCTTGTCCTGTTTGTGGCACTTTCCCAATATCTGAAGCACGTACAAGTGTGCCATTTTCCGATATTGGAGAGGTTCTCAGTGCTCATCTCCATCGCACTTGTCTGGTTATATGCCCACATCCTCACTGTGAGTGGGGCATACAAACATAGTTCGCAGGTCACCCAACTCAACTGCCGAACTGACCGTGCAAACCTCATCACAACCATGCCATGGTCTGTAGATTGATGCTTCAACCATTGCTTTATTTTCATCTCATTCTTTCACACTTATGGAATGAACTTGTTTGATCTCCTCAGGTTTGATGTTCCCTACCCACTGCAATGGGGTCCCCCGACTTTCAGCGCAGATCATTCATTCGGCATGATGGCTGCTGTGGTGGTGTCCTTGGTAGAGGTAAGGGCATCTCCAAGGAAACCCCTTAAAACACTTCCCCGTCTGTTTTCTCTCCTCATTGTACAAAACAGCAATCTAATAGCACTCATCTGTGCACCCATCTCTCTCTCAAATTTGGGGGAGGTTTGAGGGGTCTCCCATCTGTGCAATCCTACATGACAGTATGCTTTTGGGTAGACAAAGTGGCTTTCACTTTTAAATAAAGGATCAAATATTTAAACAAAGTGTACGGTCGTATTTCTTGCAACTAACCCAATAACTCGAGATCCATATCATATCAACTATGTTTTAGTGTTTTAAAAAGTATGACTTGCGAAAATTCAAATTATTTGAACTATGACATctaaaaatttaaatttgaaaTGTTGTCGAAT is part of the Miscanthus floridulus cultivar M001 chromosome 9, ASM1932011v1, whole genome shotgun sequence genome and encodes:
- the LOC136480364 gene encoding uncharacterized protein — encoded protein: MAAPRDNMDEEMMNIINTGTQFVECDQQDIDDGSQYLALEDNQENIVQENTGEDKALEKDLKKKKPSRPYLNLTGHPHTRTPPASPPARTRYHAAASPLRRCRSPRPRHRSPRSAARPRSPRAARPRSPRRRAPAARDGGAAPPARPRSPRAARPHSPRRPRRLAPAARDGGAAPPARPCPCASRSIRPSRPLPGPCGRPRVTASSPAGRELWEWASLVSPFFFWGTAMVAMKGVIPRTGPFFVAALRLLPAAALLVAFAVARGRKQPSGWEAWLDIAAFGLIDAACFQARNRGHVDSSRRLSRGGIAEDVGWARERKAKSKLPLSWGSCFSRFFSPLGMVPVIALAGLGLFERGFPVIGTCVEIGLPMLVLFVALSQYLKHVQVCHFPILERFSVLISIALVWLYAHILTVSGAYKHSSQVTQLNCRTDRANLITTMPWFDVPYPLQWGPPTFSADHSFGMMAAVVVSLVESTGAFKAAARLASATPPPPFVLSRGIGWQGIGLLLDGLFGTASGATVSVENVGLLGSTRIGSRRVIQISAGFMIFFSILGKFGALFASIPFTLFAAIYCVLFGYVGM